CGATTTCTTTAGGAGCATGGTCGCCACCCATTGCATCGATCGCTATCTTCATCTTTTCTCATCCTTTAATGATTTTTCTGAACGGTACATTTCGAATTCGCCTTTAAAAACAAGTTCGTTATTGACATAACTGGTTACTTCAACAATCGTCCTGCCAAGGCCATCGTCTATTTTTAAAACTTTTGCTTTGGCAATCACTCGTTCACCTTGTTTGACAGAACGCTTGAATTGAATATTTGCCTTTGCTGTTAACGCCAATTCATCATTTATTACCGCTACTGCTAGTGAATTTGCCTGGGCGAAAACATGGTGCCCGCGAGCAATCTTGTTCCGAATAAAAACATGCTCTTCTCTAACATCAAATATGGAAATCGCACTTTGATCGAGTTCAATATCAATTATTTCACCAATGACTTCTTCTAGTGGTAAAGACCGGACTTCATCTTCAAATTTTTTCTCGGCAACATACTTTATCCTTTCCCGTAGTTCAGGAATTGATAATTCCAGACGGTCTAAGCGGATGGTTTGCACACTAACTTGAAATTTTTCTGCTAGGTCTTCATCCGTTATAAAAGGATTTTCCTTAATGGTTTCCTTAAGCATTTGTTGTCGTTCTTTTTTTGTTCTTCTCATATCATACACCGTCCGAGCTATTATGACTAGGTACTAATAGTAGTATAAAATTAGAAAAAGCAGATTGCAAGAATAAGTTTTTATTCTTACAGTCTGCTCTAAGTTGGTTTTATTGATTAATCTAGTTTTTCTCCTTCTAATACACCTGTGTTTTCTAGCTGGTTTCTTAGGTATTGGTATTCTTTTCTTGTCCAAAAGGTTTTTGATTGGATCATTAGAGACGCGTCATTTCTGGCTGTTTCAAGTGTGCGGTAATCATGAACCATGTCTGCAAGCTTAAATTCTGGTACCCCGCTTTGTTTTTTACCAAAGAAGTCTCCAGGTCCTCGCAGTTCGAGGTCCTTTTCACTTAATACGAAACCGTCATTTGTTTCGGCCATTATTCGCATTCGTTCCTGACCTACTTCTGACTTTGGATCCGCTAGAAGAATACAGTACGATTGGTCACTGCCTCTGCCTACCCTGCCGCGAAGCTGATGGAGCTGGGAAAGTCCAAATCTTTCTGCGTCATAAATGACCATCATCGTAGCATTCGGAACATTCACACCTACTTCTACTACTGTGGTTGAAACTAACACCTGTACCTCATTGGTACTAAATGCCTTCATAATCGTATCTTTTTCATCCGAACTTAACCGTCCATGCATAAGTCCAACCTTAAAGCGATTTTGAAAGTGGTGCGTTAGAGTAGTATGAACGTCAATAGCGTTTTGGACATCCAGCTTGTCTGATTCTTCAATCAATGGGCAAATCACATAAGCCTGATGACCCTTTTCCAATTCCTTTTCTACAAAAGAAAGAACCCTTCCTAACATTTCCGGCTTTGCCCAGTAGGTTTCAATCGCCTTTCTGCCAGCCGGCATTTCATCAATGACCGATACATCCATCTCACCAAACACGGTAATAGCAAGCGTTCTTGGTATCGGTGTAGCAGTCATGAACAAGACATCAGGATTTTCTCCTTTTTCCCGTAACACCCTCCGTTGTTCAACCCCAAAGCGGTGTTGTTCGTCCGTTATGACGAACCCTAGTTTTTTGAAGGTAACCTCATCTTGAATAAGAGCATGTGTCCCTATTAATATATCCACTGTACCTTCAGATACTTGTTGAAGGATCTCTCTTCTTCGTTTCCCTTTAACAGAACTCGTTAACAATTCACATCTAAGCCCAAACGGTTCTAATAAACCATTAAGGGACTCAGCATGCTGTTCTGCTAAAATTTCCGTTGGTACCATTAATGCCCCTTGGTAGCCAGCTGTAACACTCGCATATAATCCAATCGCAGCAACCACTGTTTTCCCCGAACCCACGTCTCCTTGGAGCAAGCGGTTCATCCTTAAAGGTGATTTTAAGTCGTTTAGAATTTCTGATACAACACGACTCTGTGCATTGGTCAAAGGGAAGGGCAATGATTGAATAAATTTCTCTACCTTCGTTTCTAAATAGTTTTGCTCAATTCCAGGTGAGTGCTCTCGTTCAAATTTCCGTAATGCCTGCATTTTTAACTGAAATAACAGAAATTCCTCATAAACTAAACGGCGGCGAGCCTGTTTTACGTCCTCTTGATTAACTGGAAAATGCATCGCCTTCAGAGCACTATTGCGGTCTACCAAGCGATACTTTTTGACAAGAGTTAACGGTAAACTTTCCTCGATATATTGACCAAATTGTTGAAATGCAATCGAAATAAATTTACGCATTCCCTTAGTGGTGATTTTCCCTTTTAATGAGTATACTGGCTCAAAATCTGTTGTTTTTGTATTTTGTCCAACCTGCATTTCATTAGCGGTAATCGTTTGCCGATGGGCGTCCCATTTACCTGTAATCGTAATGGTTTCATTCATAACGATTTTTGACTTTAAATAAGGCTGATTAAAAAACACAACCTTAATTAAATATTGTCCAACGAACATTCTAATCATCAGCTTAGATTTCTTCCGGCCATAATATGTAAGAGAAGGCTCACTATGAACCTTCCCTTCTATTGTAATCTTCTCATCATGCTTTACCTCTGAGAGTTCACGAAGCCGATAATCTTCATAACGGTAAGGAAAATATTCTAATAAATCTTCGACTGTATATATTTTCATTTCTGCTAAACTCTCAGCTGTTTCTTCCCCAATTCCTTTTAACACTGTAACTGATTGTTTTAGGTATTGATTCACTTTACACGCGCGGAATACCGAAGATCTTAGCTTCGAGTTCACGACCTGTCGGAGTTGCCGCCAACCCTCCCTGTGCTGTTTCTTTTAATGCGGTCGGCATTGATTGTCCTATTTTATACATGGCATCAATAACTTCATCACATGGTATTCTGCTGGTTATACCTGCTAATGCCATATCTGCAGCTACCATTGCATTGGCTGCACCCATTGCATTTCTTTTTACACATGGTACTTCGACAAGACCGGCAACAGGATCACAAACGAGACCAAGCATATTTTTTAATGTGATGGCCATTGCTTCTGCACATTGCTCCGGTGTACCGCCTGCCATTTCAACAATAGCTGCTGCAGCCATTCCGGAAGCAGAACCAACCTCCGCTTGGCATCCACCAGCAGCACCTGAAATTGAAGCATTGTTCGCAACGACGAAACCAAAAGCTCCTGCGGTAAAAAGAAATTCTACCATTTGTTCTCTAGTCGGATTTAGTTTCTCTCTCACTGCGAAAAGTGTACCGGGCACAACTCCAGCTGAACCTGCAGTCGGCGTAGCACAAATTGTTCCCATTGCTGCATTGACCTCATTGGTTGCTACCGCTTTGCTTACTGCGTCAAGGATCGTTTTGCCTGACAGGAAGTTGCCTTTTTCAATATACTTTTGTAATAGAACAGCATCGCCGCCGGTTAACCCTGAGTGGGATTTAACTCCTTTGATTCCTCGTTCAACGGCTTCTTCCATAACCCTTAGATTACGGTCCATAAAAGCAAGTACTTCTTCGCGGCTACGGCCGGTGACATTCATTTCTTGCTCAATCATTATTTCCGATATTTTTTTATTTTTACTAACAGCAAGCTCTACTAACTCTGCAACATTTCGAAACAATTGCCTTCCCCCTTGTTTTTCATATTGTCTTTGTCGAGCCCCAGCGCAGAGCTAATCAACAATTTTTGTAACCTTCAGTATATTTGGTAATTCTTCTAGTTCTTGAAGGATTTTATTTTCGATATTTTGGTCTACTTCAATGGTCATAAGAGCAAGCTTTCCTTTTTCTTTTCTTGCAACTTCCATATGGCCAATATTGATTTCGTATTTTGCCAGGACATTGGAAACACTTGCGATAGCACCAAAACGATCATTATGAACCACTAAAATGGCTGGATGGTTTCCGGATAATTTTAATTCAAAGCCATTTAACTCAGTTATTTCAATTTTGCCGCCGCCAATTGAGATTCCGACTAGCTCTAATTCCCCTTTATCATCACCAATGATTACTCTAGCAGTGTTTGGATGATCCGTAACTGCCTCTTCTTCTATAAATCGAAGTTTAATACCCCGTTCTTTCGCTATATCAATTGCATTTATGATTCTTACGTCATCGGTATCAAAATCTAACAAACCACCAATAATCGCGACATCCGTACCATGCCCTTTATACGTTTTAGCAAACGAGCCGTATAAAGATATATTCGCCCATTTTGGTTCCCTGCCAAATAAACTCCTAGCAACTCTGCCAATTCTCGCAGCTCCAGCAGTATGCGAGCTCGATGGTCCAATCATAACAGGTCCTATTATGTCAAACACACTTCTATATTTCATCCGTCTACTCCCCCTAGGACAAATGTATCTCTTTGGATATCCATCTATATTTATAACACATAAAAAAGAAAAAAGAAGGGTTTCCCCTTCTAATTTTATCACTTATTCTATTGCAAAGATAAATGAATATAATGGTTGTTTTCCATTATGAAGTTCAACTTCTACGTCCTCGAACTTCTCTTCTACAAACGCTGTAAGTG
This genomic stretch from Neobacillus niacini harbors:
- the fapR gene encoding transcription factor FapR — encoded protein: MRRTKKERQQMLKETIKENPFITDEDLAEKFQVSVQTIRLDRLELSIPELRERIKYVAEKKFEDEVRSLPLEEVIGEIIDIELDQSAISIFDVREEHVFIRNKIARGHHVFAQANSLAVAVINDELALTAKANIQFKRSVKQGERVIAKAKVLKIDDGLGRTIVEVTSYVNNELVFKGEFEMYRSEKSLKDEKR
- the recG gene encoding ATP-dependent DNA helicase RecG, with the translated sequence MNQYLKQSVTVLKGIGEETAESLAEMKIYTVEDLLEYFPYRYEDYRLRELSEVKHDEKITIEGKVHSEPSLTYYGRKKSKLMIRMFVGQYLIKVVFFNQPYLKSKIVMNETITITGKWDAHRQTITANEMQVGQNTKTTDFEPVYSLKGKITTKGMRKFISIAFQQFGQYIEESLPLTLVKKYRLVDRNSALKAMHFPVNQEDVKQARRRLVYEEFLLFQLKMQALRKFEREHSPGIEQNYLETKVEKFIQSLPFPLTNAQSRVVSEILNDLKSPLRMNRLLQGDVGSGKTVVAAIGLYASVTAGYQGALMVPTEILAEQHAESLNGLLEPFGLRCELLTSSVKGKRRREILQQVSEGTVDILIGTHALIQDEVTFKKLGFVITDEQHRFGVEQRRVLREKGENPDVLFMTATPIPRTLAITVFGEMDVSVIDEMPAGRKAIETYWAKPEMLGRVLSFVEKELEKGHQAYVICPLIEESDKLDVQNAIDVHTTLTHHFQNRFKVGLMHGRLSSDEKDTIMKAFSTNEVQVLVSTTVVEVGVNVPNATMMVIYDAERFGLSQLHQLRGRVGRGSDQSYCILLADPKSEVGQERMRIMAETNDGFVLSEKDLELRGPGDFFGKKQSGVPEFKLADMVHDYRTLETARNDASLMIQSKTFWTRKEYQYLRNQLENTGVLEGEKLD
- the sdaAA gene encoding L-serine ammonia-lyase, iron-sulfur-dependent, subunit alpha — protein: MFRNVAELVELAVSKNKKISEIMIEQEMNVTGRSREEVLAFMDRNLRVMEEAVERGIKGVKSHSGLTGGDAVLLQKYIEKGNFLSGKTILDAVSKAVATNEVNAAMGTICATPTAGSAGVVPGTLFAVREKLNPTREQMVEFLFTAGAFGFVVANNASISGAAGGCQAEVGSASGMAAAAIVEMAGGTPEQCAEAMAITLKNMLGLVCDPVAGLVEVPCVKRNAMGAANAMVAADMALAGITSRIPCDEVIDAMYKIGQSMPTALKETAQGGLAATPTGRELEAKIFGIPRV
- the sdaAB gene encoding L-serine ammonia-lyase, iron-sulfur-dependent subunit beta, yielding MKYRSVFDIIGPVMIGPSSSHTAGAARIGRVARSLFGREPKWANISLYGSFAKTYKGHGTDVAIIGGLLDFDTDDVRIINAIDIAKERGIKLRFIEEEAVTDHPNTARVIIGDDKGELELVGISIGGGKIEITELNGFELKLSGNHPAILVVHNDRFGAIASVSNVLAKYEINIGHMEVARKEKGKLALMTIEVDQNIENKILQELEELPNILKVTKIVD